One region of Erythrolamprus reginae isolate rEryReg1 chromosome 12, rEryReg1.hap1, whole genome shotgun sequence genomic DNA includes:
- the LOC139174720 gene encoding uncharacterized protein produces the protein MGKFLLTGSIVILLILLQTEKIVSRVRFPFRNPRPLFPNRPFKPGNLPVNKPAYSYSFKPRSEVPPPPPPRDNRQGYPFIFRKPGDLPSFWDNLRNAAPPPPPPPQRDSPPSLFRDLGNYTSFCNKLRNAAPPPRDSPPSLFRNLGNYTSFWDNLRNVAPPPRDSPPSLFRNLGNYTSFWDKLRNVAPPPRDSPPSLFRNLGNYTSFWDKLRNVAPPPRDSPPSLFRNLGNYTSFWDKLRNVAPPPRNSPPSLFRNLGNYTSFWDKLRNVAPPPRNSPPSLFRNLGNYTSFWDKLRNVAPPPRNSPPSLFRNLGNYTSFWDKLRNAAPPPRDSPPSLFRNLGNYTSFCDKLRNAAPPPRDSPPSLFRNLPKLKDKIEAANEFAEANQGFHTFSSSSEGGNSRSHDGNPEDSKPKGDEVKYIVGETVRNAPVEDPESYIIGSPIAKMDFRFNDSEEERWWNENRHRFATHVYHPNSSQPISRDVFLNECVNVTIGEYVKPTGNQTEDELEARVVTQVANGKCMEMYPRLTVLTTAGSYYNNKPEGATILEIKSFN, from the exons ATGGGGAAATTCCTGTTGACCGGTTCAATTGTGATTCTCCTCATTTTGCTCCAGACTGAGAAAATTGTCTCCAGAGTACGCTTCCCCTTTCGAAATCCAAGACCCTTATTCCCAAATAGACCTTTTAAGCCAGGGAATCTTCCTGTGAATAAGCCTGCCTACTCATATTCATTCAAGCCCCGAAGCGAagtacctcctccacctcctccacggGACAACCGTCAAGGATATCCATTCATCTTCAGAAAACCAGGAGATCTTCCATCATTTTGGGACAACCTCCGAAACGCagcacctcctccacctcctcctcctcaacggGACAGCCCTCCATCCCTCTTCAGAGATCTAGGAAATTATACATCATTTTGCAACAAACTCCGAAATGCAGCACCTCCTCCACGGGACAGCCCTCCATCCCTCTTCAGAAATCTAGGAAATTATACATCATTTTGGGACAACCTCCGAAATGTAGCACCTCCTCCACGGGACAGCCCTCCATCCCTCTTCAGAAATCTAGGAAATTATACATCATTTTGGGACAAACTCCGAAATGTAGCACCTCCTCCACGGGACAGCCCTCCATCCCTCTTCAGAAATCTAGGAAATTATACATCATTTTGGGACAAACTCCGAAATGTAGCACCTCCTCCACGGGACAGCCCTCCATCCCTCTTCAGAAATCTAGGAAATTATACATCATTTTGGGACAAACTCCGAAATGTAGCACCTCCTCCACGGAACAGCCCTCCATCCCTCTTCAGAAATCTAGGAAATTATACATCATTTTGGGACAAACTCCGAAATGTAGCACCTCCTCCACGGAACAGCCCTCCATCCCTCTTCAGAAATCTAGGAAATTATACATCATTTTGGGACAAACTCCGAAATGTAGCACCTCCTCCACGGAACAGCCCTCCATCCCTCTTCAGAAATCTAGGAAATTATACATCATTTTGGGACAAACTCCGAAATGCAGCACCTCCTCCACGGGACAGCCCTCCATCCCTCTTCAGAAATCTAGGAAATTATACATCATTTTGCGACAAACTCCGAAATGCAGCACCTCCTCCACGGGACAGCCCTCCATCCCTCTTCAGAAATCTGCCCAAGTTGAAGGACAAGATTGAAGCTGCAAATGAGTTTGCAGAAGCTAATCAAGGCTTTCATACTTTCTCCAGTTCTTCAGAAGGAGGCAATTCCAGATCTCATGATGGCAACCCAGAGGACTCAAAGCCAAAGGGTGATGAAGTGAAATATATAGTAGGGGAAACTGTTAGAAATGCTCCAGTGGAAGACCCCGAGAGCTACATCATAGGCAGCCCCATAGCCAAGATGGATTTTCGTTTTAATGACAGTGAGGAAGAACGTTGGTGGAATGAAAACCGTCACCGTTTTGCCACCCATGTTTACCACCCAAACTCTAGCCAGCCAATTTCAAGAGATGTTTTCCTGAATGAGTGTGTAAATGTCACCATAGGAGAATATGTCAAGCCCACTGGAAACCAAACTGAAGATGAATTGGAAGCAAGAGTGGTGACACAGGTGGCAAATGGAAAATGCATGGAGATGTATCCCCGCTTGACCGTTCTCACAACTGCAGGCAGCTACTATAATAATAAACCAGAGGGAGCTACAATACTGGAGATTAAAA GTTTTAACTAG